Within Candidatus Binatia bacterium, the genomic segment GATGCGTCGCAAACGGCGAAAACAGGATGAGGCACCGGTGCCCATCCTTTCTTCCACTCCCTTGGAAAGGTGCCGCTGACCGGCTACTAAAACGGGCATGGACCGTGCGACCTGGATCGAGACAACGCTGCGCCAAGCTTTCGCCCCGCAGCATCTGGAGGTTGCGGACGAAAGCGCCTTGCATGCTGGCCACGCCGCCGCTGGCAGCGGCGGGCACTTCAGCGTCCTCATCGTTTCGGATCAGTTCCGTGGCCAGGATCTGGTGACTCGTCAGCGCGCGGTCTACGCCGCCCTCGGCGCGGCAATGAAGTCAGAGGTCCACGCACTCGCGTTGCGGACACTGACACCGGAGGAGTGGGAAGGTCTCAAGCGCTAATCGGCATGCCCTATGTCGTCCGTCTCCGCAGGTTGTCTGGTCACTCGAGAGGTTGAAGGCCGCATCGAAGTCCTGCTGGTCCATGCGCGGCGGGCAACGTTCCGGCGGCCCTTGTTCGGAATCCCCAAGGGATTAGTCGAAAGCGGCGAAGACCTTGAGCAGGCGGCACGGCGGGAGACACGCGAGGAGACCGGCCTGGAAGTGCGCATCCGGGGCTCGCTCGGCAGCGTCCGACAAAAGTCGGGCAAAGTGGTACACGCGTTCTGGGCATCGCTAGAAGATACCAGCGCCGCTAACCTCGACGAACGCGGACGCTGCTTGCGCCATGATCAGGAAAACGACGTCTGCGGTTTCTATCCGCTCGACCGGGCCTATGAATCGATGATCCCGGCACAGCGAGAATTCCTCGACCGGCTGAAGGCGCAACTGACGTTGTAGGGCGCAGCTTGCTGCGCCCCGAGCAGAAAT encodes:
- a CDS encoding BolA family protein → MDRATWIETTLRQAFAPQHLEVADESALHAGHAAAGSGGHFSVLIVSDQFRGQDLVTRQRAVYAALGAAMKSEVHALALRTLTPEEWEGLKR
- a CDS encoding NUDIX domain-containing protein; its protein translation is MSSVSAGCLVTREVEGRIEVLLVHARRATFRRPLFGIPKGLVESGEDLEQAARRETREETGLEVRIRGSLGSVRQKSGKVVHAFWASLEDTSAANLDERGRCLRHDQENDVCGFYPLDRAYESMIPAQREFLDRLKAQLTL